In Micromonospora sp. NBC_01813, the following are encoded in one genomic region:
- a CDS encoding response regulator transcription factor, with translation MTAPQTEAKLLVVEDDPNILELLSASLRFAGFDVATATSGSAALNAARERRPDLVVLDVMLPDLDGFEVIRMMREAGTRTPVVFLTARDATDDKIRGLTLGGDDYVTKPFSLEELTARIRAVLRRTSNGNQVTARLTFADLELDEETHEVYRAGKRVQLSPTEFKLLRYLMLNANRVLSKAQILDHVWNYDFRGDDNIVESYISYLRRKVDNTQPRLIHTLRGVGYVLRKPAA, from the coding sequence ATGACCGCACCGCAGACCGAGGCGAAGTTGCTGGTAGTCGAGGACGATCCGAACATCCTCGAACTGCTCTCCGCCAGTCTGCGCTTCGCCGGGTTCGACGTCGCCACCGCGACCAGCGGCAGCGCCGCGCTCAACGCCGCCCGAGAGCGCCGCCCCGACCTGGTGGTGCTCGACGTCATGTTGCCCGACCTGGACGGCTTCGAGGTCATCCGGATGATGCGGGAGGCCGGCACCCGGACCCCGGTGGTTTTCCTCACCGCCCGGGACGCGACCGACGACAAGATCCGTGGCCTGACCCTCGGCGGCGACGACTACGTCACCAAGCCGTTCTCGTTGGAGGAGCTGACCGCCCGGATCCGGGCGGTGCTGCGGCGCACCAGCAACGGCAACCAGGTCACCGCCCGGCTGACCTTCGCCGACCTGGAGCTCGACGAGGAGACGCACGAGGTCTACCGGGCCGGCAAGCGGGTGCAGTTGTCGCCGACCGAGTTCAAGCTGCTGCGCTACCTGATGCTCAACGCCAACCGGGTGCTGTCCAAGGCGCAGATCCTCGACCACGTGTGGAACTACGACTTCCGGGGCGACGACAACATCGTCGAGTCCTACATCTCCTACCTGCGGCGCAAGGTCGACAACACCCAGCCCCGGCTGATCCACACGCTGCGGGGCGTCGGCTACGTCCTGCGCAAACCGGCGGCGTGA
- a CDS encoding lysophospholipid acyltransferase family protein, translated as MTTYPGGNGTFWRPRSGCGTGCLPPPETVPDVGRARRAVRLAGLLGMLLVGVLLLVLLPALPRRLRPYAGRGWARGLLRALGVRLRLVGVLPRQAALLAANHVSWLDTLAILAVTPARMLAKREVGGWPVIGALARVGGTLFIDRDRPRTLPATVADVAAALRAGDQVAVFPQATTSCGTTGRRSVAGRCCSGAARPVPFRPALFQAAIDAGVPVVPVALTYQFVSPAPAVGPPAGPAQASVDPALTSIAAFIGDESLWPSVRRVLGLRDLVVTVDAGRPLRPAEVPYRRGLARLADRDPGPVRSALDLAG; from the coding sequence ATGACGACGTACCCGGGCGGCAACGGCACGTTCTGGCGCCCCCGCTCCGGCTGCGGAACCGGCTGCCTGCCGCCGCCGGAGACCGTGCCCGACGTCGGCCGGGCACGGCGGGCGGTCCGGCTCGCCGGTCTGCTCGGCATGCTGCTGGTCGGCGTACTCCTGCTGGTGCTGCTGCCGGCACTGCCCCGGCGGCTGCGGCCGTACGCCGGCCGTGGCTGGGCGCGCGGGCTGCTGCGGGCGCTCGGCGTACGGCTGCGACTGGTCGGTGTGCTGCCCCGGCAGGCGGCACTGCTGGCCGCCAACCATGTCTCCTGGCTGGACACGCTGGCCATTCTCGCCGTCACGCCGGCCCGGATGCTCGCCAAACGGGAAGTGGGTGGCTGGCCGGTGATCGGGGCACTGGCCCGGGTCGGCGGCACCCTGTTCATCGATCGTGACCGGCCGCGTACCCTGCCCGCGACGGTCGCCGACGTCGCCGCCGCGCTGCGCGCCGGTGACCAGGTCGCGGTCTTCCCGCAGGCGACCACGAGCTGCGGCACCACCGGCCGGCGCTCGGTCGCCGGCCGGTGCTGTTCCGGAGCCGCCCGGCCGGTGCCGTTTCGTCCGGCGCTGTTCCAGGCCGCGATCGACGCCGGGGTGCCGGTCGTGCCGGTCGCGCTGACGTACCAGTTCGTGAGCCCGGCGCCGGCGGTCGGGCCGCCGGCCGGCCCGGCGCAGGCCTCCGTCGATCCGGCCCTGACCAGTATCGCGGCGTTCATCGGCGACGAGTCGTTGTGGCCATCGGTACGGCGGGTGCTCGGGCTGCGTGACCTGGTCGTCACGGTCGATGCCGGCCGACCGCTGCGGCCGGCCGAGGTGCCGTACCGGCGTGGTCTCGCCCGGCTCGCCGACCGCGACCCCGGGCCGGTACGTTCGGCGCTCGACCTCGCCGGCTGA
- a CDS encoding GNAT family N-acetyltransferase: MAVLLTAATPVRTSEYTVSVAENADQVAAAQRLRHQVFTAEFGARPAGANPPGSRPPRSHLPGSRPLGEPAQRDVDEFDDHCDHLIVRHTRTGAVVGTYRLLPPARAARLGRRYADTEFDTRSLHLLADHLVEAGRSCVHPDHRGGAVINLIWAGIARYLQVRNLRWLGGCASVSLSDGGVAAHEVWREVRDAHLSPPLLRVRPRRPWLAEPSAIRTSEHQWASTGRRRAAMPPLLRGYLRLGAWVCGEPAYDPDFAVADLYVLLSLDRIDPRYLRHFLELR; encoded by the coding sequence ATGGCCGTGTTGCTGACCGCCGCCACACCCGTACGCACCAGCGAGTACACCGTCTCCGTCGCCGAGAACGCCGACCAGGTCGCCGCCGCGCAACGGCTGCGGCACCAGGTGTTCACCGCCGAGTTCGGTGCCCGCCCAGCTGGTGCCAACCCGCCCGGCTCCCGTCCGCCCCGCTCCCACCTGCCCGGCTCCCGCCCGCTTGGCGAGCCTGCCCAGCGTGACGTCGACGAGTTCGACGACCACTGCGACCACCTCATCGTGCGACACACCCGTACCGGTGCGGTGGTCGGCACCTACCGCCTGCTGCCGCCGGCCCGAGCCGCCCGGCTCGGCCGTCGCTACGCCGACACCGAGTTCGACACCCGGTCGCTGCACCTGCTCGCCGACCACCTGGTCGAAGCCGGCCGGTCCTGCGTACACCCGGACCACCGGGGTGGGGCGGTGATCAACCTGATCTGGGCCGGCATCGCCCGCTACCTGCAGGTCCGCAACCTGCGTTGGCTGGGCGGCTGCGCCTCGGTGTCGCTGTCCGACGGCGGCGTGGCCGCGCACGAGGTGTGGCGTGAGGTCCGCGACGCCCACCTGTCGCCGCCGCTGCTGCGGGTCCGGCCCCGCCGGCCCTGGCTGGCCGAGCCGTCCGCGATCCGGACCAGCGAACACCAGTGGGCGTCGACGGGCCGGCGGCGCGCCGCCATGCCCCCACTGCTGCGCGGCTACCTGCGGCTCGGCGCCTGGGTGTGCGGCGAACCCGCGTACGACCCGGACTTCGCCGTCGCCGACCTGTACGTCCTGCTGTCGCTGGACCGGATCGACCCCCGCTACCTGCGGCACTTCCTGGAGTTGCGATGA
- a CDS encoding ABC transporter ATP-binding protein has product MSDGRIVVSGLTKRYRNVTAVDNLSFTVEPGRVTGFLGPNGAGKTTTLRMVLNLVAPSGGHATIDGQRYADLTEPLRHVGAVLEASSAHKGRSGISHLRVICAAAGFPAERAQQALDLVGLTPAAKRKFKGYSLGMRQRLGIAAAMLGDPKVLILDEPANGLDPEGIRWMRDLLKSFAAQGRTVLVSSHLLGEMQLLADDVVIIAAGRLVRHGPVAEVMASMAGAGAVRVRTPHGDRLTPALTKVGATVTPTPDGALLVTGVEAPVVGQTALAEAVELHELSSERPDLERVFLELTSGKATIR; this is encoded by the coding sequence ATGTCGGACGGACGCATCGTCGTCTCCGGGCTGACGAAGCGATACCGCAATGTCACCGCGGTCGACAACCTGTCGTTCACGGTCGAGCCCGGTCGGGTGACCGGATTCCTCGGGCCGAACGGCGCGGGCAAGACCACGACACTGCGGATGGTGCTGAACCTGGTCGCGCCGTCCGGTGGGCACGCGACCATCGACGGTCAGCGGTACGCCGACCTGACCGAACCGCTGCGGCACGTCGGCGCGGTCCTGGAGGCGTCCAGCGCGCACAAGGGCCGGTCCGGCATCAGCCACCTGCGGGTGATCTGCGCGGCGGCCGGCTTTCCCGCCGAACGCGCGCAGCAGGCGTTGGACCTGGTCGGGCTGACCCCGGCGGCAAAGCGCAAGTTCAAGGGCTACTCGCTGGGCATGCGCCAGCGGCTGGGTATCGCCGCGGCGATGCTCGGCGACCCGAAGGTGTTGATCCTCGACGAGCCGGCCAACGGCCTGGACCCGGAGGGGATCCGCTGGATGCGGGATCTGCTCAAGTCGTTCGCCGCGCAGGGTCGCACCGTGCTGGTCTCCAGCCACCTGCTCGGTGAGATGCAGCTGCTCGCCGACGACGTGGTGATCATCGCCGCCGGGCGGCTGGTCCGCCACGGCCCGGTCGCCGAGGTGATGGCGTCGATGGCCGGTGCCGGGGCGGTCCGGGTGCGTACGCCGCACGGCGACCGGTTGACGCCCGCGTTGACCAAGGTGGGCGCCACCGTCACGCCCACCCCGGACGGGGCGCTGCTGGTCACCGGCGTCGAGGCACCGGTGGTCGGACAGACCGCGCTGGCCGAGGCGGTGGAGTTGCACGAGCTGTCGAGCGAGCGACCCGACCTGGAACGGGTCTTCCTGGAACTGACCAGCGGGAAGGCGACCATCCGATGA
- a CDS encoding ABC transporter permease, whose amino-acid sequence MNLVRSELLKIGTTSTWWLFALIYLPLWGLTLLVNSVQTGFLANPDNLDSMPADSAETMAAVSGDTALAANLYTNGQFFGLLVVMLLGVIVVTNEYFHQTATTTFLTTPRRTEVIIAKLAAAVVLGAIFWVITTVLNLITGALILAWYDVGTEFGARGVWEAIGLNGLAYLLWAIFGVGFGVLIRSQLGATVSAILLYLGGYIGAAIILSTLAARFGDWINDLQLVVPSLASQLMVTGVDLPGSPPRWAGALILIGYALVTGIIGTVITRRRDIS is encoded by the coding sequence ATGAACCTGGTACGCAGCGAACTTCTCAAGATCGGCACCACCAGCACCTGGTGGCTGTTCGCGCTGATCTACCTGCCGTTGTGGGGCCTCACCCTGCTGGTCAACTCGGTGCAGACCGGCTTCCTCGCCAACCCCGACAATCTCGACAGCATGCCGGCGGACAGCGCCGAGACGATGGCGGCGGTCAGCGGCGACACGGCACTGGCCGCCAACCTGTACACCAACGGGCAGTTCTTCGGGCTGCTGGTGGTGATGCTGCTCGGCGTGATCGTGGTCACCAACGAGTACTTCCACCAGACCGCGACGACCACCTTCCTGACCACCCCACGGCGTACCGAGGTGATCATCGCGAAGCTGGCCGCCGCCGTGGTGCTCGGTGCGATCTTCTGGGTGATCACCACCGTGCTGAACCTGATCACCGGCGCGCTGATCCTGGCCTGGTACGACGTCGGGACCGAGTTCGGCGCCCGAGGCGTCTGGGAGGCGATCGGGCTCAACGGCCTGGCGTACCTGCTCTGGGCGATCTTCGGTGTCGGATTCGGAGTGCTGATCCGCAGCCAACTCGGGGCCACCGTCTCGGCGATCCTGCTCTACCTGGGCGGATACATCGGAGCGGCGATCATTCTGAGTACGTTGGCGGCCAGGTTCGGCGACTGGATCAACGACCTGCAACTGGTGGTGCCGTCGCTGGCCTCGCAGCTGATGGTGACCGGGGTGGATCTGCCGGGCAGCCCGCCCCGCTGGGCCGGGGCGCTGATCCTGATCGGCTACGCGCTGGTGACCGGGATCATCGGCACGGTGATCACCCGGCGCCGGGACATCTCCTGA
- a CDS encoding multifunctional oxoglutarate decarboxylase/oxoglutarate dehydrogenase thiamine pyrophosphate-binding subunit/dihydrolipoyllysine-residue succinyltransferase subunit: MSTQQTSQDNPLAGFGPNEWIVDEMYQKYLTDPGSVDPAWHDFFADYSREQRASPTEAAATTATESAARAGTDAPAADRSVEPPAASAAGSTTRRSPATARTTAAPAEPATTGQAAGRSTTGAVKSSPTRAGSATSKTPPKAAAKPAAAKSAGGGSGAGAGGARQTPLRGVAARIVQNMDASLAVPTATSVRAVPAKLLVDNRIVINNHLARGRGGKVSFTHLIGYALVRALAERPEMNNSFAEIDGKPHMVAPEHVNLGIAIDLAKPDGSRTLVVPSIKACEQMDFRQFWQAYEDVVRRARRNELTMEDYGGTTISLTNPGGIGTVHSQPRLMTGQGTIVGVGAMEYPAPYAGMSSETLADLAVSKIITLTSTYDHRIIQGAQSGEFLKVMHELILGEHGFYDQIFTSLRIPYEPVRWMRDVAVSSEGQINKTARVTELIHAYRVRGHLMADTDPLEFKIRKHPDLDVLQHGLTLWDLDRTFPVDGFAGQQRMKLRQILGVLRDSYCRRIGIEYMHIQDPEERRWIQERIERGYEKPDAGEQKHVLNRLNAAEAFETFLQTKYVGQKRFSLEGGESLIPLLDEILQSSARADLDEVVIGMAHRGRLNVLANIVGKPYEKIFSEFEGHLDPKSTQGSGDVKYHLGQVGKFTTPDGEHGITVSVTANPSHLEAVDPVLEGIVRAKQDRIDLKLEGYTVLPLLVHGDAAFAGQGVVAETLNLSQLRGYRTGGSVHVVVNNQVGFTTAPEYSRSSLYCTDVARMIQAPIFHVNGDDPEAVVRVARLAFEYRQAFNKDVVIDLVCYRRRGHNEGDDPSMTNPLMYAIIDTKRSVRKLYTEELIGRGDITVTDAEELLRDYQSQLEQVFKATRDAASSSTSRMPSRQPEPEPEVVTAVDAAAVAAVGQAHVDLPDGFTPHKRIQQLLERRAKMAVSGDIDWGFAEIIAIGTLLADGVTVRLAGQDSRRGTFVQRHASVVDAQTGGDYLPLASLVDDESRFFVHDSLLSEYAAMGFEYGYSVENPQALVLWEAQFGDFVNGAQSIVDEFVSSGEVKWGQRSALTLLLPHGHEGQGPDHTSGRPERYLQMCAEDNMRIAIPSTPANYFHLLRRQALSPKRKPLVVFTPKSLLRHKLCVSAVADFTSGTFQPVLSDPVVTGRPEAVKRVLLCSGKVYYDLVQARAERHAITGGNGQVDTDTAIIRMEQLYPLPVEQLRAALAAYPNAEDFAWVQEEPANQGAWSFVALNLLEHLDGVRLRRISRPAAAAPSVGSTKLHDVEQAALIDAALPRR, from the coding sequence GTGTCGACCCAGCAGACCTCGCAGGACAACCCGCTGGCGGGTTTCGGCCCCAACGAGTGGATCGTCGATGAGATGTACCAGAAGTATCTCACCGACCCCGGCAGCGTAGATCCGGCTTGGCACGACTTCTTCGCCGATTACAGCCGCGAGCAGCGGGCGTCGCCGACGGAGGCGGCCGCCACGACCGCGACCGAGTCGGCGGCCCGGGCCGGCACCGACGCCCCCGCCGCCGATCGCTCGGTCGAGCCGCCGGCCGCATCCGCCGCCGGCAGCACGACGCGCCGCAGCCCGGCCACCGCCCGGACCACCGCAGCCCCGGCCGAGCCGGCCACCACCGGTCAGGCGGCTGGCCGGAGCACCACTGGCGCCGTCAAGAGCAGCCCGACCCGGGCCGGATCCGCGACGAGCAAGACGCCACCGAAGGCGGCGGCGAAGCCTGCTGCGGCCAAGTCGGCCGGTGGCGGGTCCGGCGCCGGCGCCGGCGGCGCTCGGCAGACTCCGCTGCGTGGGGTCGCCGCCCGGATCGTGCAGAACATGGACGCCTCGCTCGCGGTGCCGACCGCGACCAGTGTGCGGGCCGTTCCAGCCAAGCTGCTGGTCGACAACCGCATCGTGATCAACAACCACCTGGCCCGGGGCCGTGGCGGCAAGGTCAGCTTCACCCACCTGATCGGGTACGCCCTGGTCCGGGCGTTGGCCGAGCGCCCGGAGATGAACAACTCGTTCGCCGAGATCGACGGCAAGCCGCACATGGTCGCGCCGGAGCACGTCAACCTCGGCATCGCCATCGACCTGGCCAAGCCGGACGGTTCGCGGACCCTCGTGGTGCCATCGATCAAGGCCTGCGAGCAGATGGACTTCCGGCAGTTCTGGCAGGCGTACGAAGACGTGGTCCGCCGCGCCCGACGCAACGAACTGACCATGGAGGACTACGGCGGCACGACGATCTCACTGACCAACCCCGGCGGGATCGGCACCGTGCACTCGCAGCCCCGGCTGATGACCGGCCAGGGCACGATCGTCGGCGTCGGCGCCATGGAGTACCCGGCGCCGTACGCCGGAATGTCCTCCGAGACCCTCGCAGACCTGGCCGTCAGCAAGATCATCACGCTGACCAGCACCTACGACCACCGGATCATCCAGGGTGCGCAGTCCGGCGAGTTCCTCAAGGTGATGCACGAGCTGATCCTCGGCGAGCACGGCTTCTACGACCAGATCTTCACCTCGCTGCGGATCCCGTACGAGCCGGTGCGCTGGATGCGCGACGTCGCGGTCAGCTCCGAAGGACAGATCAACAAGACCGCCCGGGTCACCGAGCTGATCCACGCCTACCGGGTGCGCGGGCATCTGATGGCCGACACCGATCCACTCGAGTTCAAGATCCGCAAACACCCGGACCTGGACGTGCTGCAACACGGCCTGACCCTGTGGGACCTGGACCGCACCTTCCCGGTGGACGGCTTCGCCGGGCAGCAACGGATGAAGCTGCGGCAGATCCTCGGGGTGCTGCGCGACTCGTACTGCCGGCGGATCGGCATCGAGTACATGCACATCCAGGATCCCGAGGAGCGCCGCTGGATCCAGGAACGCATCGAACGCGGCTACGAGAAGCCCGACGCCGGCGAGCAGAAGCACGTCCTCAACCGGCTCAACGCCGCCGAGGCCTTCGAGACCTTCCTGCAGACCAAGTACGTCGGGCAGAAGCGGTTCTCGCTCGAAGGCGGCGAGTCGCTGATCCCGCTGCTGGACGAGATCCTGCAGTCGTCGGCCCGCGCCGACCTGGACGAGGTCGTCATCGGCATGGCCCACCGGGGCCGGCTCAACGTGCTGGCCAACATCGTCGGCAAGCCGTACGAGAAGATCTTCTCCGAGTTCGAGGGGCACCTCGACCCGAAGTCCACCCAGGGCTCCGGCGACGTCAAGTACCACCTCGGCCAGGTCGGCAAGTTCACCACCCCGGACGGCGAGCACGGCATCACCGTCTCGGTGACCGCCAACCCGTCGCATCTGGAGGCGGTCGACCCGGTGCTGGAGGGCATCGTGCGGGCCAAGCAGGACCGCATCGACCTCAAGCTGGAGGGCTACACCGTCCTTCCGCTGCTGGTGCACGGCGACGCCGCGTTCGCCGGCCAGGGCGTGGTCGCCGAAACGCTCAACCTGTCCCAGCTGCGTGGCTACCGCACCGGCGGGTCCGTGCACGTCGTCGTCAACAACCAGGTCGGCTTCACCACCGCGCCGGAGTACAGCCGCTCGTCGCTGTACTGCACCGACGTGGCCCGGATGATCCAGGCGCCGATCTTCCACGTCAACGGCGACGACCCGGAGGCCGTGGTCCGGGTCGCCCGGCTCGCCTTCGAGTACCGGCAGGCCTTCAACAAGGACGTCGTGATCGACCTGGTCTGCTACCGGCGACGCGGGCACAACGAGGGCGACGACCCGTCGATGACCAACCCGCTGATGTACGCGATCATCGACACCAAGCGCAGCGTCCGCAAGCTCTACACCGAGGAGCTGATCGGTCGCGGTGACATCACCGTCACCGACGCCGAAGAGCTGCTCCGCGACTACCAGTCCCAGCTGGAGCAGGTCTTCAAGGCCACCCGGGACGCCGCCTCGTCGTCCACCAGCCGGATGCCCAGCCGCCAGCCGGAGCCGGAGCCCGAGGTGGTCACCGCCGTGGACGCCGCCGCCGTCGCGGCGGTCGGGCAGGCGCACGTCGACCTGCCGGACGGTTTCACCCCGCACAAGCGCATCCAGCAACTACTGGAGCGGCGGGCCAAGATGGCCGTCTCCGGCGACATCGACTGGGGCTTCGCGGAGATCATCGCGATCGGCACCCTGCTCGCCGACGGCGTCACCGTCCGCCTCGCCGGGCAGGACTCCCGTCGGGGCACCTTCGTGCAACGGCACGCCTCCGTGGTCGACGCCCAGACCGGCGGCGACTACCTGCCGCTGGCCAGCCTGGTCGACGACGAATCCCGGTTCTTCGTGCACGACTCCCTGCTCAGCGAGTACGCGGCGATGGGCTTCGAGTACGGCTACTCGGTGGAGAACCCGCAGGCACTGGTGCTGTGGGAGGCGCAATTCGGCGACTTCGTCAACGGCGCCCAGTCGATCGTCGACGAGTTCGTCTCCTCCGGCGAGGTCAAGTGGGGGCAGCGTTCGGCGCTGACCCTGCTGCTGCCACACGGCCACGAGGGCCAGGGCCCGGACCACACCTCCGGGCGGCCGGAGCGCTACCTGCAGATGTGCGCCGAGGACAACATGCGCATCGCCATCCCGTCCACCCCGGCGAACTACTTCCACCTGCTGCGTCGCCAGGCCCTGTCACCCAAGCGCAAGCCGCTGGTGGTCTTCACCCCGAAGTCGCTGCTGCGGCACAAGCTCTGTGTCTCCGCCGTCGCCGACTTCACCTCCGGCACGTTCCAGCCGGTGCTGTCCGACCCGGTCGTCACCGGCCGACCCGAGGCGGTCAAGCGGGTGCTGCTCTGCTCCGGCAAGGTCTACTACGACCTGGTCCAGGCCCGGGCCGAGCGGCACGCCATCACCGGCGGCAACGGGCAGGTGGACACCGACACCGCGATCATCCGGATGGAGCAGCTCTACCCGCTGCCGGTGGAGCAGCTGCGGGCCGCGCTGGCGGCGTACCCGAACGCGGAGGACTTCGCCTGGGTTCAGGAGGAGCCGGCCAACCAGGGCGCCTGGTCGTTCGTGGCGCTCAACCTGCTGGAGCACCTGGACGGCGTACGGCTGCGGCGGATCTCCCGCCCGGCGGCGGCGGCGCCGTCGGTCGGGTCGACCAAGCTGCACGACGTCGAGCAGGCCGCGCTGATCGACGCCGCGCTGCCGCGGCGCTGA
- a CDS encoding DUF6104 family protein: MYFTDRGIEELAARRGEEEVAIAWLAERLRDFVDLNPEFETPIERFATWLARLDDEDDE; the protein is encoded by the coding sequence ATGTACTTCACCGACCGTGGTATCGAAGAGCTGGCGGCGCGGCGCGGCGAGGAGGAGGTCGCGATCGCCTGGCTCGCCGAACGGCTGCGTGACTTCGTCGACCTGAACCCGGAGTTCGAGACGCCGATCGAGCGGTTCGCCACCTGGCTGGCCCGACTCGACGACGAAGACGACGAGTAA
- the pta gene encoding phosphate acetyltransferase yields the protein MARSVYVAGLGPGGGKSTVALGLAELLSRRVERIGVFRPLVAGDGPDATLTLLRERYRIDLPDDQLYGASYAQAAELVADGRREELISRIVGRYRELERRCPAVLVIGSDFDDAGDNGGLPRELAFNARLATEFGSVVVAVVDGVHRDAAEVAGAVRSAYHSLTELGTTVLAVLANRVTTEVVAPELPVPVYLIPEIPAVSAPTVAEVADALDASVLTGDDTALNRDVLDFVVGAAHVPVLLDHLVDGALVITPGDRADLLVAVSAAHAAGLVSLAGIALTLGEQPDPRAMRLVQRLGSNLAVLSVPADSFHAVSAAGRIAGRPSPDNPRKVEAALGAFESSVDTVELARRLDVTRSARVTPMMFEYALIDRARADRRRLVLPEGTDERILRATEILLRRGVAELTLLGDVDDIARRARELGVQIDGARLVDPATSPWRDDFAARYATLRQHKGVTLDLALDVIGDVNYFGTMMVHAGHVDGMVSGATHTTAATIRPAFEIVKTVPGVSVASSVFFMLLADRVLVYGDCAVNPDPDAEQLADIAVSSAQTAAQFGIEPRVAMLSYSTGTSGSGDDVRKVAAATDLVRQRRPDLLVEGPIQYDAAIDPTVAATKLPGSAVAGRATVFVFPDLNTGNNTYKAVQRSAGAVAVGPVMQGLRSPVNDLSRGATVPDIVNTVAITAIQAAAQ from the coding sequence GTGGCGCGAAGTGTCTATGTGGCCGGTCTCGGCCCCGGTGGTGGCAAGTCCACCGTCGCGCTCGGCCTGGCCGAGCTGCTGTCCCGTCGGGTCGAACGAATCGGGGTGTTCCGGCCGCTGGTCGCCGGGGACGGCCCGGACGCGACGCTGACCCTGCTGCGCGAGCGCTACCGCATCGACCTGCCCGACGACCAGCTCTACGGCGCCAGCTACGCGCAGGCCGCCGAGCTGGTCGCCGACGGCCGCCGGGAGGAGCTGATCTCCCGGATCGTCGGCCGTTACCGGGAGCTGGAGCGACGCTGCCCGGCGGTGCTGGTCATCGGCAGCGACTTCGACGACGCCGGCGACAACGGCGGCCTCCCCCGTGAGCTGGCGTTCAACGCCCGGCTCGCCACCGAGTTCGGCAGCGTCGTGGTCGCCGTCGTCGACGGCGTCCACCGCGACGCTGCCGAGGTCGCCGGGGCGGTCCGCAGCGCGTACCACTCGTTGACGGAGCTGGGCACGACGGTGCTGGCGGTGCTGGCGAACCGGGTGACCACCGAGGTCGTCGCGCCGGAGCTGCCGGTGCCGGTCTACCTGATCCCGGAGATCCCGGCGGTGTCGGCGCCGACCGTCGCCGAGGTCGCCGACGCGCTGGACGCGAGCGTGCTCACCGGTGACGACACCGCGCTCAACCGGGACGTACTCGACTTCGTGGTCGGCGCGGCGCACGTGCCGGTGCTGCTGGACCACCTCGTCGACGGCGCCCTGGTGATCACCCCCGGCGACCGGGCGGACCTGCTGGTCGCGGTCAGCGCCGCGCACGCCGCCGGGCTGGTCTCCCTCGCCGGGATCGCGTTGACCCTCGGCGAGCAGCCGGATCCACGGGCGATGCGCCTCGTGCAGCGGCTCGGCAGCAACCTGGCGGTGCTGTCGGTGCCGGCGGACAGCTTCCACGCGGTCTCCGCCGCCGGGCGGATCGCCGGCCGGCCCAGCCCGGACAACCCGCGCAAGGTGGAGGCGGCGCTCGGTGCCTTCGAGTCCAGCGTCGACACCGTCGAGCTGGCCCGCCGGCTCGACGTCACCAGGTCCGCCCGGGTCACCCCGATGATGTTCGAGTACGCGCTGATCGACCGGGCCCGCGCCGACCGGCGGCGGCTGGTGCTGCCGGAGGGCACCGACGAACGGATCCTGCGAGCCACCGAGATCCTGCTCCGGCGCGGCGTCGCCGAGCTGACCCTGCTCGGCGACGTCGACGACATCGCCCGGCGGGCCCGGGAACTCGGTGTGCAGATCGACGGCGCCCGGCTCGTCGACCCGGCTACCAGCCCGTGGCGCGACGACTTCGCCGCGAGGTACGCGACACTGCGCCAGCACAAGGGAGTCACCCTCGACCTGGCGCTCGACGTGATCGGCGACGTCAACTACTTCGGCACGATGATGGTGCACGCCGGGCACGTCGACGGCATGGTCTCCGGGGCCACCCACACCACCGCCGCGACGATCCGCCCGGCGTTCGAGATCGTCAAGACGGTGCCGGGTGTCTCGGTCGCCTCCAGCGTGTTCTTCATGCTGCTCGCCGACCGGGTCCTCGTCTACGGCGACTGCGCCGTCAACCCGGACCCGGACGCCGAGCAGTTGGCCGACATCGCGGTCAGTTCGGCGCAGACCGCCGCCCAGTTCGGCATCGAGCCCCGGGTGGCGATGCTGTCCTACTCCACCGGCACCTCCGGCAGCGGCGACGACGTCCGTAAGGTGGCCGCCGCCACCGACCTGGTCCGCCAGCGCCGGCCCGACCTGCTGGTCGAGGGGCCGATCCAGTACGACGCCGCGATCGACCCGACGGTGGCCGCCACCAAACTGCCCGGCAGCGCGGTCGCCGGCCGGGCCACCGTCTTCGTCTTCCCCGACCTGAACACCGGCAACAACACCTACAAGGCGGTGCAGCGTTCCGCCGGCGCGGTCGCGGTCGGCCCGGTCATGCAGGGCCTGCGCAGCCCGGTCAACGATCTGTCCCGGGGCGCGACCGTGCCCGATATCGTCAACACCGTGGCGATCACCGCGATCCAGGCCGCCGCGCAGTGA